The following are encoded together in the Planococcus antarcticus DSM 14505 genome:
- a CDS encoding ATP-binding protein: protein MTGSQMSEVVLVFVRAGSILWHEWFSSLSFFSRERKTSEKLMKWAEFPELLTFEHFRLEEQTAIGEKQLNVLKELSWIDDCFTLIMMGPTGAGKTHLSTALGIHAIERGYQVSFISMERLIYVLKSKEYTSKSKTRYKRITASDLIIIDDVMYMAYEPQEAHLFFQFIYEMYDKAAFILTSNKGPGEWGKFLGDPTLTTAILDRLLHRSEILTFDETQDSIRMRYRKTLFSNQGVES, encoded by the coding sequence ATGACTGGTTCTCAGATGTCCGAAGTGGTTCTGGTTTTTGTCCGAGCTGGTTCTATTTTATGGCACGAGTGGTTCTCGAGCTTGTCCTTCTTCAGCCGGGAAAGAAAAACCAGCGAGAAGCTAATGAAATGGGCGGAGTTCCCTGAATTACTGACATTTGAGCATTTCCGCTTGGAGGAACAGACAGCCATCGGAGAAAAGCAGCTGAATGTGCTAAAGGAATTGTCTTGGATTGATGACTGCTTCACGCTAATCATGATGGGGCCGACAGGCGCCGGTAAGACCCATTTATCGACTGCCTTAGGTATCCACGCCATCGAACGTGGGTATCAGGTGTCGTTTATATCGATGGAGCGCTTGATCTATGTCCTAAAATCCAAAGAATACACCAGCAAATCCAAAACCAGATATAAACGCATTACCGCATCTGACTTGATCATCATCGATGATGTGATGTACATGGCCTATGAGCCTCAAGAGGCTCACCTGTTTTTCCAATTCATTTATGAAATGTACGACAAAGCGGCATTCATTTTGACTTCGAATAAAGGCCCAGGTGAATGGGGCAAATTCTTAGGGGATCCGACCTTAACGACGGCCATTTTAGATCGCCTTCTTCACAGAAGCGAGATTCTCACATTCGACGAGACGCAAGACAGTATCCGGATGAGATATCGAAAAACGTTATTCAGCAATCAAGGTGTTGAATCTTAA
- a CDS encoding DUF4007 family protein — protein sequence MKYQLNFHQTFAPETEALAQLLRVASSNREYLSKEEISSLTMIPTGEKSGKVVPHIYYSRAMGLINFDKKDSKYYLSLTALGEVIYQEDPFLTEDLSKIICHCEMTNKYSSTLLWSYLFNKYIPVSGEIFSQSSFSNAVTREFDSSKVNLSPLRSFYTAERSFASLSFLSIENDKFIISAHPINRVYRFVYAYLLLKNWEIHLPTQSEITFTEITDTLGFGNSFVWNEDTVMEVLELLQDQGVVVVNRQLSPITIIKQVSSDYCLSKLYNFLI from the coding sequence ATGAAATATCAGTTAAATTTCCATCAAACATTTGCACCTGAAACAGAAGCACTCGCACAATTGTTGCGAGTAGCTTCTTCTAATCGTGAATATCTTTCAAAAGAAGAAATTTCTTCACTCACAATGATTCCGACTGGAGAAAAGTCAGGTAAGGTAGTACCGCATATTTACTATTCCAGGGCCATGGGGCTAATTAATTTCGACAAAAAAGATAGTAAGTATTACTTGTCATTAACAGCTTTAGGAGAAGTTATTTATCAAGAGGATCCTTTTTTGACTGAGGATTTATCGAAAATTATTTGTCATTGCGAAATGACTAACAAGTATTCTTCTACTTTGTTATGGTCATACTTGTTTAACAAGTACATTCCTGTCAGTGGAGAGATATTTTCACAAAGCAGTTTCTCTAATGCTGTTACTAGGGAGTTTGACAGCTCAAAAGTCAATTTGTCCCCTTTAAGATCCTTTTATACTGCTGAAAGGTCATTTGCAAGTTTAAGTTTTTTGTCTATAGAAAATGATAAGTTTATTATTTCAGCTCATCCTATAAATCGGGTTTATCGGTTTGTTTATGCCTATTTGCTTTTAAAAAATTGGGAAATACATTTGCCTACACAATCTGAAATTACATTTACAGAAATTACCGATACTTTGGGTTTCGGAAATTCATTTGTTTGGAATGAAGATACTGTGATGGAGGTATTAGAACTGCTGCAGGATCAGGGAGTAGTCGTCGTCAATAGACAATTGTCTCCAATTACAATAATTAAACAAGTTTCTTCTGATTATTGTTTAAGTAAACTATATAACTTTTTAATCTAA
- a CDS encoding forkhead box protein — translation MRNSNKWFEEIVVALISLDGKGSLEEIYKRIQKQDNIDFNSYTDWKSQVRKNLYLNSSDCKIFKGITGDQNDLFYSIEGIGKGYWGIRKFNNFKNKEFA, via the coding sequence GTGAGAAATTCTAATAAGTGGTTTGAGGAAATAGTAGTTGCTTTAATTTCACTCGATGGAAAAGGATCTCTAGAAGAAATTTATAAAAGAATTCAAAAGCAAGATAACATAGACTTTAACTCCTACACCGATTGGAAGTCACAGGTTAGAAAAAATCTATATCTAAATTCTAGTGACTGTAAAATTTTCAAAGGAATAACTGGGGATCAAAATGATCTTTTTTATTCTATTGAAGGTATAGGAAAAGGCTATTGGGGTATTAGAAAATTCAATAATTTTAAAAATAAGGAGTTTGCTTAA
- a CDS encoding IS1380 family transposase, translating to MATLPQISLDFNRQIKLSNDGGSLSSDTGAFLFKEFDVKLGFSQTVAKHLHLKDTRSHWIHSNEKLFGQKIYQIIAGYAEDDAADHLTDDPIFTQVLGQGALASQPSLSRFWPRFNPEAMIQLQQANQELLDKVHRHRKAEAIIFDLDSTHADTYGNQCDAAYNAHYGTVGFHPLVAFDGITGDFLKAQLRPGNVYTSNGVVDFIRPLIEHYNEQFPETTPFIRGDSGFAVPALYELCEKESVYYVIRLKSNAILQCLAEEYHPSSTPSDSTKTEYHVSETTYQAKKWDKPRKVVIQSARPAGELFFTHTFFVTNFTDVFSPEAIVRTYQKRGTMENYIKEAKNGFGFDRMNSHSYQVNEAKMMLSLLAYNLVNWLRTLTFPEGQKKMQIQTIRTRLVKVASKLVKSGRSLYFKLSSSFVYQDFFWKILARIQQLKIE from the coding sequence ATGGCTACATTACCGCAAATATCCCTTGATTTCAATCGTCAGATCAAATTATCAAATGATGGAGGTTCACTTTCCTCAGATACCGGCGCGTTCCTGTTCAAGGAATTCGACGTAAAGCTTGGCTTTTCGCAAACCGTGGCGAAGCATCTTCATTTGAAAGATACTCGTTCTCATTGGATCCATTCGAACGAAAAATTATTCGGCCAGAAAATCTACCAGATAATAGCGGGTTATGCGGAAGATGATGCTGCGGACCACCTGACGGACGATCCGATTTTCACTCAAGTTCTCGGACAAGGAGCGTTAGCTTCCCAACCCAGTCTATCTCGTTTTTGGCCACGTTTTAATCCGGAAGCGATGATTCAATTACAACAAGCCAACCAGGAACTGCTCGATAAAGTGCATCGGCACCGGAAAGCTGAAGCGATCATCTTCGATCTGGACTCGACACATGCCGATACCTACGGCAACCAGTGCGATGCGGCGTACAATGCCCATTACGGGACGGTCGGTTTCCATCCGTTGGTCGCTTTTGACGGGATCACCGGTGATTTCTTGAAAGCCCAGCTGCGCCCCGGCAATGTCTACACATCCAACGGAGTCGTGGATTTCATCCGGCCGCTGATTGAACATTATAATGAACAGTTTCCTGAGACGACGCCGTTCATCCGCGGGGACAGTGGGTTTGCCGTTCCGGCTTTGTATGAACTATGTGAAAAGGAATCGGTCTATTACGTCATCCGGCTCAAATCCAATGCCATCCTGCAATGTCTTGCGGAGGAATACCATCCATCTTCGACACCATCTGACAGCACAAAGACCGAATATCATGTTTCAGAAACAACCTATCAGGCGAAAAAATGGGATAAGCCCCGGAAAGTCGTCATCCAGTCCGCACGGCCTGCGGGTGAATTGTTCTTTACCCATACATTTTTTGTGACGAATTTCACGGACGTGTTCTCCCCGGAAGCCATTGTCCGCACCTATCAAAAAAGAGGAACCATGGAAAATTACATCAAAGAAGCTAAAAATGGGTTTGGATTTGATCGAATGAACAGCCATTCCTACCAAGTGAACGAAGCGAAAATGATGCTAAGCCTGTTGGCTTATAATTTAGTGAATTGGCTGCGCACATTAACGTTTCCGGAAGGGCAAAAGAAGATGCAGATCCAGACCATCCGGACACGACTGGTAAAAGTGGCCAGTAAGCTGGTGAAGTCAGGACGGTCTCTTTACTTCAAATTGTCTTCCAGTTTTGTCTACCAAGACTTCTTTTGGAAAATCCTCGCCCGGATTCAACAGCTGAAAATCGAATAG
- the istA gene encoding IS21 family transposase, giving the protein MIYNEIHQLRDTGFSNSAIAKKLKISRNRVIDYGNMTPDDFCEFVLSLQNRSKKLDPYHEEIVGWLKEHPDLTGAQIFDWLEERLGVSAIAENTVRNYVNELREIYHIPKQAEERTFSAVPELPMGQQIQVDFGQKKVLTTDGTFKRLYFIGFVLAHSRFKYVEFLDRPFRASDLIHMHENAFRHFGGMSREIVYDQDRLLMVSENSGDLIMTAEFTKYQQTRKFKVYLCRKSDPQSKGKIEQVIKYVKYNFVKNRTFANLIDWQDACMKWLKRTGNYKVHHNIKKRPFEVHALEKEHLQKVSGTYIFEKVFTSSITRDVGPDNVIRFDANRYSVPRGTYRKGAPNIVYVQSDGAYLYIRLQQHGEVLAKHPLATGKGELISEESHRERNTIKRDLLIEQIQEQLTDTKMADWLIEQLTERYPRHLIDQLKVVQSVIANYPDFVDEALHELKRLKLSSANDLRDIASSLEIQQQKNLSKVGTINEKYKDLVAPERTADIYLSVLQGGEQR; this is encoded by the coding sequence ATGATTTACAATGAGATTCATCAACTGCGCGACACGGGCTTTTCAAATAGCGCAATCGCCAAGAAGCTGAAGATATCCAGAAACCGGGTGATTGATTACGGAAATATGACGCCCGATGATTTTTGTGAATTCGTTCTGTCGCTTCAAAACAGAAGCAAGAAATTGGATCCGTATCATGAGGAGATTGTCGGCTGGCTGAAGGAACATCCGGATCTGACAGGGGCACAGATTTTTGATTGGTTGGAAGAGCGGTTGGGCGTAAGTGCTATCGCTGAAAATACCGTGAGGAATTACGTGAATGAGCTGCGGGAGATTTATCACATTCCCAAGCAAGCAGAAGAACGAACATTCAGTGCCGTTCCGGAGCTTCCCATGGGACAACAGATTCAAGTGGATTTTGGGCAGAAAAAGGTACTGACAACCGATGGTACTTTCAAACGTCTGTATTTTATCGGTTTTGTGCTGGCGCATTCGAGGTTTAAGTATGTGGAGTTCTTGGACCGGCCCTTCCGGGCAAGCGATCTGATACATATGCATGAGAATGCCTTTCGCCATTTTGGGGGCATGTCCCGAGAAATCGTTTACGACCAAGACCGGCTATTAATGGTCAGTGAGAATTCCGGAGATTTGATTATGACGGCCGAATTTACCAAGTACCAGCAGACGCGAAAATTCAAAGTCTACCTTTGCCGGAAATCGGATCCGCAGTCCAAAGGGAAAATCGAACAAGTCATCAAATATGTAAAATACAATTTCGTTAAAAACCGCACGTTTGCCAATTTAATCGATTGGCAGGATGCCTGCATGAAGTGGCTTAAACGGACCGGCAATTACAAAGTCCATCACAATATTAAAAAAAGACCCTTTGAGGTGCACGCCCTGGAAAAGGAACACCTGCAAAAGGTCTCTGGTACTTACATTTTTGAAAAAGTTTTCACTTCGAGTATAACAAGAGATGTTGGCCCTGACAATGTCATTCGCTTTGACGCCAACCGTTACAGTGTACCGCGCGGTACCTACCGAAAAGGGGCACCGAACATTGTCTATGTTCAAAGCGATGGCGCCTACTTGTACATCCGCCTTCAGCAACACGGAGAGGTTTTAGCGAAGCACCCACTGGCGACCGGCAAAGGAGAACTCATTTCCGAAGAATCCCACCGAGAACGGAATACGATCAAGCGAGATTTATTGATCGAACAGATTCAAGAACAGTTGACGGATACCAAAATGGCCGACTGGTTAATTGAGCAATTGACCGAAAGATACCCGCGTCATTTAATCGATCAGTTGAAGGTTGTGCAATCCGTTATCGCAAACTACCCAGACTTTGTCGATGAAGCACTGCATGAGTTGAAACGTCTCAAATTGTCGAGTGCGAATGATTTACGGGACATCGCCAGCTCGTTAGAGATTCAGCAACAAAAGAACCTGTCAAAAGTGGGCACGATCAATGAGAAATACAAAGACCTCGTGGCTCCCGAACGGACAGCGGACATTTACCTCTCCGTCCTTCAAGGAGGTGAGCAGCGATGA
- a CDS encoding ATP-binding protein codes for MTKEFDAFADDEENYKEVIRSLDNDELYIEEYDVINVKMPQLVSGNVKAEVGEDFYKNVADKINHKFSQAAENQKEMKKDKDLVEDDSKEQHLPEVVIKEIKKSDQSLESIRVLLGEDTRTKKKIYWEYGHPKLENRHILISGKSGVGKTYFMQCLLLELANNNISSLIFDYTDGFKKSKLEPEFKDSLGDRINQFQVQKEGFPVNPFKKNMKEIDEDDFMEESDIDVAERIRSVFSAVYPGMGDQQANAIYRATFNGLKKYGSKMSLQYLKTELENDNSGNAKTVLSKIEPLIDRNPFDIEKEYDWEEHRTKDGIVFVVQLSGFVREVQLIVTEFILWDLWNFNISHGDKSKPFPVILDEAQNLDHSEKSPSAKILTEGRKFGWSGWYATQFMQGQMAKDEIRRLQNAGQKVYFSPPESEINDMASFLSTDTSERKEWANKLSRIGKGQCIVSGPMLKENGELQYGRPAIIDVTSLKERI; via the coding sequence ATGACTAAAGAATTTGATGCTTTTGCAGATGATGAGGAGAATTACAAAGAAGTTATAAGAAGTCTTGATAATGATGAGTTATATATAGAAGAATATGATGTAATTAATGTTAAAATGCCACAGCTAGTTTCAGGGAATGTAAAAGCAGAAGTTGGCGAAGACTTTTACAAAAATGTAGCGGACAAAATTAATCACAAGTTTTCTCAAGCGGCAGAAAATCAGAAAGAAATGAAAAAGGATAAAGATTTAGTAGAAGATGATTCGAAAGAACAACATCTACCTGAAGTAGTAATTAAAGAAATAAAAAAATCTGATCAAAGTCTAGAGTCTATTAGGGTTTTATTAGGTGAAGATACCCGAACAAAGAAAAAGATTTATTGGGAATATGGACATCCAAAGCTCGAAAATCGACATATCTTAATTTCAGGGAAATCAGGAGTAGGTAAGACTTATTTTATGCAATGTCTTTTATTAGAACTAGCTAATAATAATATTTCTAGCTTGATTTTTGATTATACGGATGGTTTTAAGAAAAGTAAGTTAGAACCAGAATTTAAAGATTCTTTAGGGGATCGTATAAATCAATTTCAAGTTCAAAAAGAGGGATTCCCAGTTAATCCCTTTAAAAAGAATATGAAGGAAATTGATGAAGATGATTTTATGGAAGAATCGGATATTGATGTAGCGGAACGCATTCGAAGTGTATTTAGTGCAGTTTATCCTGGTATGGGTGATCAGCAAGCAAATGCTATATACCGCGCCACTTTTAATGGCTTAAAAAAGTATGGTAGCAAAATGAGTCTTCAATACTTGAAAACTGAATTGGAAAACGATAACTCTGGTAATGCAAAAACTGTTCTTTCGAAGATTGAACCTTTAATTGATCGTAATCCTTTCGATATTGAAAAAGAGTATGACTGGGAAGAGCACCGTACTAAGGATGGAATTGTTTTTGTTGTTCAACTTTCCGGCTTTGTTAGAGAAGTACAACTAATTGTTACAGAATTCATTTTATGGGATCTATGGAACTTCAATATATCTCATGGTGATAAATCAAAACCATTTCCAGTTATTTTAGACGAAGCTCAAAACTTAGATCACTCTGAAAAATCTCCAAGCGCTAAAATATTGACTGAAGGCAGGAAATTTGGATGGTCTGGTTGGTATGCAACCCAATTCATGCAAGGGCAAATGGCGAAAGATGAAATACGTCGTTTGCAAAATGCGGGGCAAAAAGTTTATTTCTCTCCACCGGAATCGGAAATAAATGATATGGCAAGCTTTTTAAGTACAGATACTTCAGAACGAAAAGAATGGGCCAATAAATTATCCAGAATTGGCAAGGGGCAATGTATAGTTTCAGGACCTATGTTGAAAGAAAATGGGGAATTGCAATACGGAAGACCTGCCATAATAGATGTCACCTCATTGAAAGAAAGGATTTAA
- a CDS encoding ribose-phosphate diphosphokinase, whose product MAYQLGENFKLFTLNSNPELAQEIADELGCQLGQSSIKHFSDGEIQIHIEESVRGAEVYLIQSTSQPGSEHVMELLIMIDALKRASAETINVVIPYYGYARQDRKASSREPITAKLVANMLEKAGATHIITMDLHAPQIQGFFNMPVDQLLGGKILEKHFFDKGLADAIVVAPDNGGLGRARKLASHLDAPIGFIDKRRMHPGEPEVVNIVGDIKGKNVIIIVDIIDTATTISLAANVLVENGAKAVYACCTHAVLSGQAVQRIEESAITELVVTNTIRLPEEKKIPKITVLSVAPLLAEAIEHVHNEKPVSPLFE is encoded by the coding sequence GTGGCTTATCAATTAGGGGAAAACTTTAAGCTGTTTACATTGAATTCAAATCCAGAACTGGCCCAGGAAATTGCGGATGAGCTCGGTTGTCAGCTGGGGCAAAGCTCCATTAAACACTTTAGCGATGGGGAAATTCAAATTCACATTGAAGAAAGTGTTCGAGGTGCAGAAGTCTACCTGATCCAGTCGACGTCTCAACCCGGAAGTGAACATGTCATGGAACTATTAATCATGATTGATGCGTTAAAACGGGCATCTGCAGAAACCATCAATGTGGTCATTCCTTATTACGGCTATGCGCGTCAGGACCGGAAAGCGAGTTCGCGCGAACCCATTACAGCAAAACTGGTAGCCAATATGCTAGAAAAAGCAGGAGCTACTCACATTATCACAATGGATTTACATGCTCCTCAAATCCAAGGATTCTTTAATATGCCGGTAGATCAGTTGCTGGGTGGAAAGATTTTAGAGAAGCATTTCTTTGATAAAGGATTGGCAGATGCCATTGTTGTAGCGCCGGACAATGGAGGACTGGGAAGAGCTCGTAAGTTGGCAAGTCATTTGGACGCTCCGATTGGTTTTATCGATAAGCGCCGGATGCATCCGGGGGAGCCCGAAGTGGTGAATATTGTCGGAGACATTAAAGGCAAGAACGTCATCATCATTGTGGATATTATTGATACTGCAACTACGATTTCTTTAGCAGCTAATGTTCTGGTTGAAAATGGCGCGAAAGCTGTTTATGCTTGCTGCACGCATGCTGTTTTATCAGGCCAAGCAGTTCAAAGAATCGAAGAGTCGGCCATTACGGAACTGGTTGTTACCAATACAATTCGCTTGCCTGAGGAAAAAAAGATTCCAAAAATCACGGTTCTTTCGGTCGCTCCTCTGTTGGCTGAAGCCATCGAACACGTTCATAACGAAAAACCAGTCAGTCCTTTATTCGAATAA
- the istB gene encoding IS21-like element helper ATPase IstB: protein MTIESTITKLNEMRLNAIADTYYNQMNDPQYRELSFEDRFNLLIDSEYIRRKNNKLDRLIRTANFRMPGACIEDIHYYEDRKLDRTTILRLASCNYIGEKQNVILKGASGNGKSYLACAFGVSACRNGYTAKYMRLPELLDELALARLNGTYQKIMKAYRKVNLLILDEWLLVSLTEHEARDVLEIVESRYQNASTIFCSQFEPGGWYEQIGEATLADAILDRVIHSSHSIFIDGKISMRERLGIQS, encoded by the coding sequence ATGACCATTGAATCTACGATCACCAAACTAAACGAAATGCGCCTGAACGCTATAGCTGACACCTATTACAACCAAATGAACGATCCTCAATACCGGGAGCTATCTTTCGAAGATCGCTTCAATTTATTGATCGACAGCGAGTATATCCGCCGGAAGAACAACAAATTGGATCGGCTGATCCGTACAGCGAATTTTCGTATGCCAGGCGCTTGCATTGAAGACATCCACTATTACGAAGACCGCAAGCTGGATCGCACCACTATCTTGCGTTTAGCCAGCTGCAATTACATCGGTGAAAAACAGAACGTCATCCTAAAAGGAGCATCCGGAAACGGGAAATCCTATTTAGCATGCGCGTTTGGCGTCAGTGCTTGCCGAAACGGCTATACGGCCAAATATATGCGCCTGCCGGAATTACTGGATGAACTGGCCCTGGCTCGATTAAATGGGACGTATCAAAAGATCATGAAAGCTTACCGAAAGGTAAATTTATTAATTTTAGACGAGTGGCTACTTGTTTCATTGACCGAGCATGAAGCTCGAGATGTATTGGAAATCGTCGAATCGAGATACCAGAATGCCTCCACCATTTTCTGTTCGCAGTTTGAACCTGGCGGTTGGTATGAACAGATTGGTGAAGCGACGCTAGCCGATGCCATTCTTGATCGGGTCATCCATAGTTCGCATTCCATTTTCATTGATGGCAAGATTTCTATGCGTGAAAGACTCGGGATTCAGTCATAA
- a CDS encoding DUF4007 family protein, protein MGYSQHQSFYLRDRWLSKAIKNIEVNNSFFFEKDTFEKMGLGKNMVQSLKYWIIATKLFEEVRDNNQKYHQITSLGKFIKEKDRAVKYYNTAGLLHHSLTTNRDISTTWYWFFNIYTETVFTREEILRDLTKWVQNREKRVVSENSLKRDIDCLIKLYTSGGSAADPEEIILSPLYKLNLLEERNGVIYKKEAKIDKGNMLLVGYTLLKYMQGRNLRAISIDDLVHKEELLGKLFNMKRSTIVSLISDWTEHLEYPAVFTRTNNLDTLRLPEISPEDFIYYEHERKVEKVYDY, encoded by the coding sequence ATGGGTTATAGTCAACATCAAAGTTTCTATTTGCGTGATAGATGGCTCAGTAAGGCTATTAAGAATATAGAGGTAAATAATTCCTTTTTCTTTGAAAAGGATACTTTCGAAAAGATGGGCTTAGGAAAGAATATGGTCCAATCGTTAAAATATTGGATAATAGCAACGAAGTTGTTTGAAGAAGTTCGAGACAATAATCAAAAATACCATCAAATTACTTCCTTAGGTAAGTTTATTAAGGAAAAAGATCGAGCTGTCAAATATTATAATACTGCTGGGTTGTTACATCATTCTTTAACTACAAATAGAGATATCAGTACTACTTGGTATTGGTTTTTCAATATATATACGGAAACTGTTTTCACTAGAGAAGAAATTTTGAGAGATCTTACTAAATGGGTGCAGAACCGTGAAAAGCGAGTTGTTTCTGAAAACTCTTTGAAGCGGGATATTGACTGCTTAATTAAGCTTTACACTAGCGGCGGAAGTGCTGCTGATCCGGAGGAAATTATATTAAGCCCATTATATAAGCTCAATTTATTAGAAGAAAGAAATGGAGTTATATATAAAAAAGAGGCAAAGATCGATAAAGGCAATATGCTACTCGTAGGATATACCTTGCTTAAATACATGCAAGGGAGAAATTTAAGGGCGATTAGCATCGATGACTTGGTACATAAAGAAGAGTTATTAGGAAAACTATTTAATATGAAGAGATCGACCATTGTGAGTTTAATCAGCGATTGGACAGAACACCTGGAATATCCAGCAGTGTTTACAAGAACTAATAATTTGGATACACTTCGTCTTCCTGAAATCTCACCAGAAGACTTTATTTATTACGAGCATGAACGAAAGGTAGAAAAAGTCTATGATTACTAG
- the istA gene encoding IS21 family transposase gives MIKYREILRLDAQEVSKRGIAASCKCSRNTITEVLEQAEKKGISWPLPEDLGDRELQKLLFPEKHVKDERYLPDMDYVHKEMAKTGVTLSLLWHEYVIICRNGNQIPYSYRQFCREYTKFVTSTKATMRIKRKPAETLEVDWAGSTMSVRDQTAGEVHEVSLFAATLSCSGYSYVEGFYSMNSLHWITGHIHAFEFFGGITQTIVPDNLKTGVEKPSYIDPVINRTYQELAEHYQTVIIPARVRKPKDKPSVEGTVGTITTWIIASLRNQVFFSLQELNEAVRLKLEEFNKKEFQKKKGSRLTAFLEEEKFALLPLPASRYEMAQWKKATLQPDYHIEEDKMYYSVPYEYIKHVVEIRVTRTMVEVFFNNFRIASHKRLFGKDGQSSTLFEHLPAKHQQFLTFTPAHFIEWGESVGPSTEKAVRTILANGTNEKQALKLCLGLSKLVAQYSEHELEVACEKSLAFSPRVSLNTIKTILKTERDIKTATQSQKKTVSLSKEHGFVRGADYYGRKDK, from the coding sequence ATGATCAAATATCGAGAGATTCTACGGCTGGATGCTCAGGAGGTATCCAAACGTGGAATCGCAGCCAGTTGTAAGTGTTCAAGGAATACGATCACTGAAGTGCTGGAACAGGCAGAAAAGAAAGGGATTTCCTGGCCCTTGCCAGAGGATCTCGGAGACAGAGAACTTCAAAAGCTTCTTTTTCCCGAGAAGCATGTGAAAGATGAAAGATACTTGCCTGATATGGACTACGTCCATAAAGAAATGGCGAAAACGGGTGTGACGCTCTCGCTCCTGTGGCATGAGTATGTGATTATCTGCCGAAACGGAAATCAGATTCCTTACAGCTACCGTCAATTCTGCCGGGAATACACCAAGTTCGTCACGTCAACCAAAGCGACTATGCGCATCAAACGAAAGCCAGCCGAAACCCTTGAAGTTGATTGGGCAGGTTCTACTATGAGCGTCCGAGATCAAACAGCCGGTGAAGTTCACGAGGTCTCTCTTTTTGCGGCTACTTTGTCCTGTAGTGGCTACTCGTATGTCGAAGGGTTCTATTCAATGAATTCGCTTCATTGGATTACCGGACATATCCATGCATTTGAATTCTTTGGAGGCATTACACAGACGATTGTACCTGACAATTTGAAGACCGGAGTTGAAAAACCATCTTATATCGATCCGGTGATCAATCGGACATATCAAGAGTTGGCGGAACATTATCAGACCGTCATTATACCGGCACGCGTCAGAAAACCTAAGGACAAGCCCAGTGTCGAAGGAACCGTTGGTACCATCACCACTTGGATTATCGCTTCCCTGAGGAATCAAGTGTTCTTTTCACTGCAAGAACTGAATGAAGCCGTCCGGCTTAAGCTCGAGGAATTTAATAAAAAAGAGTTTCAAAAGAAAAAAGGAAGCCGGCTCACTGCCTTCTTGGAAGAGGAGAAGTTTGCGCTTCTCCCACTGCCTGCTTCCCGGTACGAAATGGCTCAATGGAAAAAAGCTACTTTACAACCAGATTATCATATCGAAGAAGACAAGATGTATTATTCCGTGCCTTATGAATACATTAAACACGTTGTGGAAATTCGGGTGACCCGAACAATGGTGGAGGTGTTCTTCAACAACTTCCGAATTGCCTCTCACAAGCGATTATTCGGTAAAGACGGCCAATCGTCTACGCTTTTCGAACATCTGCCAGCCAAGCATCAGCAGTTTCTAACGTTTACACCCGCGCATTTCATTGAATGGGGAGAGTCCGTCGGACCCTCTACGGAAAAAGCTGTCCGCACGATTCTAGCCAATGGAACCAATGAAAAGCAGGCACTCAAGCTGTGCTTAGGGCTCTCTAAACTCGTTGCACAATATAGTGAACACGAACTTGAGGTGGCTTGTGAGAAGTCATTGGCCTTCTCTCCAAGAGTGAGCCTCAATACGATCAAAACGATACTCAAAACCGAGCGTGACATCAAAACGGCGACTCAGTCGCAAAAGAAAACTGTCAGCCTTTCAAAAGAGCATGGATTTGTCAGAGGGGCAGACTACTACGGGAGGAAAGATAAATGA